In Acidiferrobacteraceae bacterium, the genomic stretch AAAAATCCTTGACCCAGAGTCTTCTCGGGAAGTTCGGATTGCCGAATGGGAAGGGCCGCAGAGCTCTTGATGCCGATGTTGATGTCCTGATGAGATTCGAACACCTGGAGGAAGATTTCAGGAAGGTGTGTACAAGACTGGAAATCCCGTTTTCTCCTCTGCCGAAGAGAAACGCTTCGATTCGGGAACACTATTCGAAGTACTACGACGAGGAATTGAAGCTGCTCGTTCAGGAAAAGTTTCGGGAAGAGATCGAGTTTGGAGACTATCGATTCGACGATGTCTAGGGCATTTCGTTCATGGCCGGCCCGATCGGGGAGGCGGGCGCGACACCCTGCATCCGCTGTCGACTGTAGACGGGTCAACCGCTTGAAGGGCGAATCGGCAATTGCCAATACGCCGACAGACTGATTGCTTGAGGCAACCGCACAATCGCCGGTCAAGGGCAAATTGTCATCTTCGGAACTCAGGGTGCAGCTGTCGAATAGACGCCTGCCGGGGTGCTATTAGCTGTATACGAGAATAAGAATCAATCGCATTGTACGCATGCGATGGCTCAAGCGTTTAACTGATTTCAACTGCAAAACTTGGGACTTCTAACGTTTTGAATGATAAATAAATTCAAATTTCATTAAGAACAATAATGCTCAGAAAAATATTCTTGATTAGTAATACCAATAGGAATAAATGACATTACTGCCCCTTAGATACGACCCGTTAAGAAAAATGCCCAGCGAGGAGTGCTAATTAAAATGTTTACAACCAATCCCTTCAGTGAACTTTCCCAGTTCATTCCACCCCTGGCTATGCAACTGTACGTCATCGCGATGATCGTGCTGGTTGTCGTTGGCACTCTCCTCGACATGGCGCACAAAGGCAGCGCCAAGTATTTCTTTGAAAATGCAAAGAAGCAGGAGAAGGAAGCCAAGCGCAGCGTTGGCAGCGTTGAAAAGGCCGGGCTTGCGGTCTCCACAATTGTGAACGAAGTGCTGACCTCGTCCGAGTTCAAGCGGACGCAGCGCAGAATCTCCCATCTGTTCACCATGTATGGCTTTTCGATCTTCGTGCTCAGCACCGCGGTTCTGATCTTCGGCCACGCGGAGGAAGCCCATGCGGGTATCTGGCCTTTGCTCTGGCACCTGGGTGCGCTGTCGCTCTGCTTCGGTGGTTACTGGTTCTGGTTATTTATCCGCGTGGATGTCTCTGCTGAAGGAGTGCCGTGGTATCGTTTCACCCGTGGCGACATTTTTATTGTCTCCATGCTGGCCACCTGCACCTTCGCCCTGATCTGGTCTGCGACCCAGGGCGGCGCGATCGGTTGGCTGTTCTTCACCCTGTTCGTAGCCTCCAGCACCACGCTGTTCAGCACGGTATTGTGGTCCAAGTTCGCGCACATGTTTTTCAAGCCAGCCGCGGCCTACCAGAAGAAGCTGACCCGGGCCGATGGTTCGCGCGAGAATCTGCCGGCGATCTACGATCTGACGGATCCTGCCGTACACGCGAAGTTCCCGGATGTCCCTGAATACATGGGCAAGAATCCGCCCTACATGGGTAAGGGAATCAAGCGCGAAGCGCCGCGCCACTACTAATACAGAATTCACCGAATAAAGAGAAAGAGAGAGGAATCCTATGCCTACTTTCGTATATATGACCCGCTGCGACGGCTGCGGACAGTGCGTGGACATTTGTCCTTCGGACATCATGCACATCGACACCGTCACGCGTCGTGCCTACAACCTCGAGCCCAACATGTGCTGGGAGTGCTACTCCTGCGTCAAGGCCTGCCCGCATTACGCGATTGACGTGCGCGGTTATGCCGACTTCGCACCACTGGGGCACAGCGTGCGTGTGGACCGCAATGAGGAAAAGGGTGTCATTGCCTGGCGCATCAAGTTCCGCAACGGCAAGAAAGACATGGACCTGCTGGCACCCATCACGACCAAGCCGTGGGGCAAGTTCATCCCGCAATTGCGCGATGTTTCCGGTCCTACTCAGGCGCAGCGCGACAGCCAGCTCCTGTATAACGAACCCAAATACATTCGCCTCGATGACGGTGATATTCATACTCTCGAGTCCAATGGACTGAAAATGAAAGCAGGGGTGTACTACTAATGGGACACAAAACAATCGTTGAAGACAATATCGACATCCTGGTCTGTGGAGCAGGCCTGGGTGGTACCGGTGCTGCTTTTGAAGCCAGATACTGGGGCCAGAACAAGAAGATCGTGATCGCCGAAAAGGCGAACATCGACCGTTCCGGCGCGGTGGCGCAGGGCCTGTACGCGATCAACTGCTACATGGGCACCCGTTTCGGTGAGAACAATCCGGAAGACCATGTGCGGTATGCACGTATCGACCTGATGGGCATGGTTCGCGAAGACCTGCTGTTCGATATGGCGCGTCACGTTGACTCTGCCGTGCACCAGTTCGAAGAATGGGGCATGCCGATCATGCGCGACCCCAAGAAAGGCTCATATCTGCGTGAAGGTCGCTGGCAGATCATGATCCACGGTGAGTCCTACAAGCCGCTCGTAGCAGAAGCCGCGAAGAAATCGGCGGACAAGGTATTCAACCGTATCTGCGTCACCCATCTGTTGATGGATGAAAGCAAGCCGAACCGTGTTGCCGGCGCCGTGGGTTTCAATGTGCGTACTGGTGACTACCACGTGTTCAAGTCCAAGGCGGTTATCGTCGCCGCGGGCGGCGCGTCCAACATCTTCAAGCCGCGTTCCGTGGGCGAAGGTGCGGGTCGTGTGTGGTATGCGCCGTGGTCCTCGGGCTCGGCCTATGGCCTGCTGATCGAAGCCGGCGCCAAGATGACCCAGATGGAAAACCGTATCGTGCTGGCCCGCTTCAAGGACGGTTACGGTCCGGTGGGCGCCTACTTCCTGCATCTCCATACCTATACGCAGAATGCGTACGGCGAAGAGTACGAATCCAAGTGGTTCCCCGAGCTGCAGAAGATGGTAGGCAAGGAGTATCTGGACCCGGAGGCTTCGCACAGAACCCATCGTCCGATTCCGACCTGTTTGCGTAATCATGCGTTGATCAACGAGGTCAATGCCGGTCGCGGTCCGATCCACATGGTCACCATGGAAGCCTTCCAGGACCCGCATCTGGAAGAGATTGGTTGGCACAACTTCCTCGGCATGACCGTCGGTCAGGCCGTGCTGTGGGCGGCCACCGATGTGGATCCGAAGAACGAAAACCCGGAACTGACAACGTCCGAACCCTATGTCATGGGTTCTCACGCGACTGGTTGTGGTGCCTGGTGCTCGGGGCCTGAGGATGTGTCTCCGCCAGAGTACTTCTGGGGCTACAACCGTATGACCTCGGTCGAGGGCCTGTTTGGCGCCGGTGACGCAGTCGGCGGTACGCCGCACGCGTTCTCGTCCGGATCCTTCACCGAGGGTCGTATCGCCGCCAAGGCTGCCTGCAAGTACATCGACGACGGCAAGGCCGAAGGTATCCGTGTTACCGACAAGCAGATCCGGGATCGCGAGGAAGAGATCTTCAAGCCGATGTCGCATTACAAGACCTACCGGAATGAGATCACCGCCGGCTCGGTCAACCCGAACTATCACAACCCGCGCCAGGCCCTGGATCGCCTGCAGAAGCTGATGGACGAATATGGTGGCGGTGCGTCGGTCAACTACATGACCAACGACAAGCTGCTGAATATCGGGCTCAAGAAGCTCAAGATCATGGAAGAGGATCTGGAGAAGATTGCGGCCGCGGATATCCACGAGCTGTTGCGGGCCTGGGAGGTGAAGCATCGCCACCGCACCTCCGAGTGCGTGCTGCAGCATACCTTGTTCCGCAAGGAAACCCGTTGGCCCGGCTACTACTACCGTGGTGACGCCATGAAGCTGGACGACGAGAACTGGCATGTATTGACTGTTTCTCGCCGCGATCCGGAGACGGGTGAATACACCATGGAGAAGGCGCCTTGCTATCACCTCGTTACTGAAGAGGAAGAGAAGAAGGCAAGCTAACGCCTGATCACTTAACCTAAACCTGAAAGAGATCAACAGAGTTCTTGTTGATCTCTTTTCAGGTTTTAGGGTTCTGTATCTGGTTTGACCGGATCCTTGCTATGAGAGAGGTTGACTGCGTGGACCAACAAGCAGCGAAGCAAAGTGAAAGCTCGACAATGAATATTATTGATCGCACGGACGAGGAACTCGCCGAGATCGCCCATCCCATGTGGGATGATCTGATCAAGTATTCCAACAAGGGGCAATACGGGAAATTTGTAAGAAGGTTTTCCTACAATCTCCTGTTCGGCCTGAATGAGGTCGAGATGGGCAAGCAATTCGCAAAAAGCGAGTTGACGCGCAGTCTGGACCCGAATTACGACTTCCTGGGTTTTATCCGTCGCGGTGAGCACGTCTCATGTCTTTACCGTGTCCGGAGCACCAAGAAGGAAGGCGAATGGCTGGGTCGTATGGTGATCGGCTATGAAGAAGGCGAAGTCAGGATTTTCGCCGCATCGGTCTTTTAGTCGACAATGCAGCCAGGAACCCAAGATTCCAATGAGTCGGCTATCGACAGAGATCAAGCGATGAGTGAATCGATCAAGAATGTGATTGCGGCCAACAAGTACGTTGAGCTCAAATACAAGGTGATCGACGTGAAGACGGACAGCGTCCTCACTGAAGTAGAGTACCCCATCGGTTACGTTCATGGTGTCAACGAAATTCTGGCACCGGCGGTGATGGCCGAACTGGAAGGAAAGAGCGAAGGCGAGACCATCGAAGTTCAGATCGACTGCAACAAGCTGTACGGTCCCAGGGACGAGTCCCTGGTCATCGTGGAAAACATCAATAACGTGCCAGAGGAATACCGAGAGGTCGGCACGGCGATCCTGATGGAGAATGACAAGGGACAGACCAAGACCTTCCTGGTGACTCACGTTGGTGGCGATGTCATCACCATCGATGGCAATAACCCGCTGTGCGGCAGGGAGGTGTTGTTCCGGCTGGAGATCCTGCTCGTCCGGGATGCTACTGAGGAAGAGATTGAGCATGGTGGCAAGGTAGAGGAAGGACCGGAGATTGACATGGACGCTTCCAATGTCGTGCCCATCAAATGATTTAGTGGATAGTTGTGATTGTTCTCATGGTTATAATTGAAAAAGAGGTGATTTATGAGCGAACAAAAAACCAGACCCGAAGTGCCTGAGGGGCATGCCCGTTTTGTGAAAACCAAGCAGAAAGCGGCGAACGAAAAGGGTTTTGTTGGCTATGAAACGACCTGGGAACCGTTTCAGAAAGTGGCTGAATACGTCACTCCCAAGAAGCCCTAAGGCAGCAGGCCGCGCGAACCGGATGTTCGCGTGGCCTTCCACCCGCAGGATCTGGGGCGATCGCATTGGTCCGCTCCAGCGGAACGTGATCAACAGCCTCTGATTGCGATCAACGGCCGCATCGGAACGGAATAGCTGGCAATGGCGGCCCGGCGACTGGACGCCCGCAAACCGTTGTTTGGAAAGCAAGTGTTTAGCATGCCCGCCAAGGTCGTGTGACGAACGTGAACCCCCCCACACGCGAAGACTGGATGCGCCGCGCACTCGAGCTGGCGCATCGGGCGCGAGAGGCGGGCGAAGTTCCGGTGGGCGCGGTCCTCGTACAGGAAGACAAGGTACTGGGCGAAGGTTGGAACCAGCCCATTGGCCTCAATGACCCGACCGCCCATGCCGAGATCCAGGCCCTGCGTGCGGCCACCGCTCGAATCGGCAACTATCGCCTGCCATGCAATTCAATTCTCTACGTGACCCTTGAGCCTTGCCCCATGTGTGCCGGCGCCCTGGTGCACGCGCGAGTAGGGGAGGTGGTCTATGGTGCCGCAGACCCTCGCGCTGGTGCCGCCGGCAGCGTGTTCAATATTCTCGAATCGCCGTTCCTGAACCACCGGGCCCGAGTTACGGGCGGGGTGCTGGAGAGCGAATGCGGCGATCTGCTGAGAGAATTTTTCCGCGCCCGGCGTCCCCAGGCATAGGCGGCTACTAGATGGCGGGCGCGACCAGGTCGATGGCGTAATTCCGTCGCAGATCCCGCTCTTTCTGTTGCAGCTTCACCAGAATCTCGTAGTAGCGGCGAATGCGTCCCACGAAATCCACAGGCTCCCAGCCGCGGGCATAGCCGGCGCTGGCGTGCTTGTAGTACTGCGGCTTCGCAAGTAGCGGCAGGCGTTGTTTTACCGCGTTCCACTTGTCCGGATTCGCGCCCTGTTGCGCTGTGAGTTTGCGGGCGTCGAGCAGGTGGCGATAGCCCACATTGTACGATGCCAGCGCCATCCAGGTGCGGTCCGGCTCGGTGATGGATTGCGGCAGTTTATCGATCATGGACCGCAGGTAGGTTGCACCGCCCTCGATGGCCTGTTCGGCATCGAGGCGGTCCGCCACGCCAAGTTGTTTGGCGGTGACATCGGTCAACATCATCATTCCTTCCACCCCGGTGGGCGAGATCGCCTGCGGATTCCAATAGGACTCCTGATACGAGATCGCCGCCAGCAGCCGCCAGTCAATGTCGTGGCGTTCGCCGGAACGCTGGAACATCGAGCGATAAAGCGGGAGCTGGTCGCGAATGCGTAGCTGGTACAGGGTGATATTGAAGTAGTTTGATTGCGCGGCACCATAGTAGCGTTCCAGCAAGACCTTGATCTCGCCAGATCGGCGCAGGTGGCGCTGGAAGTGCACCGCCGCATCATAGAGGCTGTCGTCGTCACTGAGCGGGAAGGCCCAGGCAAGGCTCTCCGGGTGTTGGATCTCGAAGCCCACATGCAGATCCGGATAGAGTATCCGGTTTGCGTCGACAATGTTGGAATCCGCGATGGTATAGGCCAGGGTTCCATCCGCGACCATTTGCAGCAAATCCTCCACGCCAAGTTTCGTCGATTCCGTCCAGGCGAGTTGGGGATACTTCTTCTGCAGTTCGGCCAGGCGGTCGGCATAGGTGGTGCCGGCGGGAACCACGATTTGCGAGCCGACCAGATCCGAGATCTTGCGAGGCCGCTTGGTCCCGGAGCGGTAAACAACCTGTTGCCGGATGTGCTGATATGGGGGCGCAAAACGAACGATCTTCTTTCTCTCTTTTGTGATCGAAAGACCGGCCGCTGCCATGTCGGCCTCGTTGTTGGCTAGCATTCTCAGGATTTCCGAAAAATGGTCCGGCACGACCATGCGCAGTTTTACGCCCAGGTGGTCGGCGAAAGCCTTCGCCATGTCGTATTCAACTCCGAGGTAGCCGTCCGGGCCCTCATAATAGGTCGTCGAACTGTTGCGGGTGAGAACCACAAGCTCCCCGGATTGCTTGACCGCCTGCAGTTTGTTGGCCGGCCTGGGTTCACATCCGGAAAGGGCCACACTGAAGCCAAGCAGCGCCAACAGGGCCAGACGCATCGAAAAACGCGGCTTGTCGCGGCCGCGGTCAGCACGTAAAGTATGCGCCCCCTGGAGAGGTGCCGGAGCGGTTGAACGGGACGGACTCGAAATCCGTTGTACCTTCTGGGTACCCAGGGTTCGAATCCCTGCCTCTCCGCCAATTTGGGCAAAGCACCAGGCCGAGCCGGGCCCGCGCCCGGGCGCCGGACTCTTGGCTAATGCCCTGACGAACAACAGGCCGAATGTTCCAATTTCTTGTCCTGTGCGCACCCCGTAACCCCCGGCAACATCAACGCCCGTTTAGTTATAGAATAATCGAAAATCGGCGCCATGACCGGAATCCCAGAAACACCCATGATTGACAAGGCCTTACTGCAGAACCTGATCCCGCTCAACACCCTGACCGACGGGAATCTGGAGGTCCTCGTGGAGCATGCGCGGACGGAATCCGTGGCCGCCGGGACAGTGCTGTTTCGGCACGGAGACGTGGACGAATCGGTCTACTATCTGCTCGAGGGCGAGATCGTACTGAAGGCGGCAGACCGAAAGGAAAGGCGCATTATCGCGGGCAGCGAGGATGCCCGCTACGCCCTGGCTCGATTGAAGCCTCGACAGAGCACCGGTACCGTGGCCACGCAATCGACCATACTGAGCTTTGGGGACGAGGTGCTGGATCGGCTGCTTACCTGGGATCAGGTTGGCGGAATCGAGGTGGTGGAACTGGACGCCGACGAGGACGGCGACTGGATGATGCAGGTGTTGCGCAATCCGATCTTCGAGCGGCTACCTGCCGCTAACGCGACCCGCATGCTGGAATGTCTGGAGCCGGTGCCGGTCCGGGCGGGACAGGTCATCATTCGCCAAGGCGAGCCGGGCGACTACTACTACCTGGTTCGCGAAGGCAATTGCAGTGTTTCGCAGAAAGGGCCTGACGGCAAAGTGGCAATCGTCAACCAGCTCGGACCGGGGGACCAGTTTGGCGAGGAAGCCCTGATTTCCAATGCGCCGCGCAATGCGACCATCGTAATGAAGACCGATGCCTTGCTGATGCGCCTCGCCAAGAAGGATTTTCTGGAGCTGCTCGAGCCGCCTCTGCTGAACTGGGCCACTGCCCGGCAGGTGAAATCCCGGCTTACGGCCGGGGCAGTGCTGCTGGATGTGCGAACGCCCGACGAGTTCGCTCGCGGTGCGGTCAAGACCAGCCGCAATGTACCGCTCAAGCGCATTCATGCGGCCCTGGAGTCGCTGGATCCGACCGGTCGCTATGTCGTGTGCTGCGATACCGGGCGCCGCAGCGCCGTCGCGGCATTCCTGTTGAGCCAGCACGGATTCAATGTCACGGCCCTGAAAGACGGCCTGGTCGGGCTGCAGACGGCGCGGAACCGGGGCTAGACCGCCGCCATTGCCACGCCAGCCCCCGTGGTTTACCCTTCCGCCCCCGCGCCGGGTCGCGGAATTCCGGAGAGGTGTCCGAGTGGTCGAAGGAGCACGCCTGGAAAGTGTGTATACGGCAACGTATCGAGGGTTCGAATCCCTCCCTCTCCGCCACACAAAGAAAAAGGGGGTCCTTGGGACCCCCTTTTTCTTTATTCGGAATCGGGATTCGAGCCCGAGGAAATCATAGGGCCGGTTCGACCAGCCGCGGAGCGGCGCAGAACGCCGGCGCTCTGCGACGGCGCCCCGAAGGGCGAGGCCGCAGGCCGAGTAATCCCTCCCTCTCCGCCAACAAGCCAGAATGGGGACCACAAGGTCCCCATTTTCTATTTGTCTTCAGCGGAGGAGGGGTTCGAGCCCCGGTCGTTGGCAAAACCGGGTTTCGGGGGTCCCATGCCATTCCCAGAATCAACTTCAATAGGTGAGTCTATCCAACTGTTTTTCATTACAAACAGTTTACGATTGTGTGACCACCCCCGCGAATGTCACAGAAAGTTCATATGCCGTATACTCGCGCGGACAAGAACTGCAATCTATTTGTAACAAATGCAAGGCAGACTAGCGCGCACCTCGGTAGGGGATTGTCGTGAAACCGGAGGGTTTTGCGGCGCGAGAGAAAATTCCGACGCCGAGACCAACGTTGTCCAATATTACAGGAGCAAAGCTATGTCGAGCCTTTTCCATCGTACCCTGATCGGTGTCGTGGCCGCGGTCATTCTGGCGCCGAGCATCGCGGGTGCCGCCGGGGTCACGGAAATTTCCGGTGCCGGCGCCACCTTCCCCTATCCCGTATACGCCAAGTGGGCCGAGAAGTATCACAACCTGCACGGTGTGAAGATGAACTATCAGTCCATTGGTTCCGGTGGCGGCATCAAGCAGATCAAGGCCAAGACTGTTGATTTCGGTGCTTCTGATGCCCCGCTCAAGGCCGAAGAACTGGATTCCGCCGGCCTGATGCAGTTCCCCATGGTTATGGGTGGTGTGGTTCCGGTTGTGAATCTGCCCGGCGTTCCCCATGGCAAGATGAAACTGAGTGGCCAGGTGCTGGCTGACATCTTCCTGGGCAAGATCAAGAACTGGAACGACAGCCGCATCGCCGCCCTGAACTCCGGCATCAAGCTTCCGGATACCCGGATCGCCGTGATCCATCGTGCCGATGGTTCCGGTACCACCTGGATCTACACCAACTACCTGTCGAAGGTCAGTGACGAGTGGAAGAGCAAGGTCGGCAACAACAAGTCCGTTGCCTGGCCGACGGGTTTTGGCGGCATGGGCAACGAAGGTGTTGCTTCCTATGTGCGTCGCATCAAGGGCGCGATCGGCTACGTCGAGTATGCCTATGCGCTGCAGAACAAGATGAACTACGCCCTGCTGAAGAACCGCGCCGGTCACTATGTTGCGCCGACCAGCAAGAACTTCCAGGCCGCGGCCGCAGGCGCTGATTGGGCCCATGCCAAGGGGTTCTACATGGTGCTGACCGATCAGCCGGGTGCCAACAGCTGGCCGATCACCGGTGCGACCTTCATCCTGGTTTACAAGACCCAGGCCAAGCCAGCTACCGGCAAGGCCGTGCTTAGACGTGGAGCAGGGAAATCAAGAGCGAGAGCGGTTCGCCGGTCTGGCAGTAAGAAGCTAGCAGAACAAAGTATCGGAAGGATCCGGCCGTAGGGAGGGGCAGTGCCCCTCCCGTCGGTGTTTCTGGAACTCGTTATAGGTAGATGTTGATCTGATGGATGGCGTAAAAGGCTTAGCAAAGACGCGCATGCTTCCGACCGACTGGTCAGATCGCCTGTTCCGGGGGACGACGCGCTTCTTCGCCTACTTCGTGTTGCTCATTGTCGTTGCCATTCTCATGTCCCTGATCATCGGGGCCTGGCCGGCGCTCAGCAAGTTCGGTTTTGGTTTTCTCGGAAGCAAGCAATGGAACCCGGTGACCGAGCAATTCGGCGCCGCGGTCGCGATCTTCGGTACCCTGGTAACGTCAGCGATTGCCCTGATCATTGCAATCCCGGTCAGTTTCGGCATCGCAGTCTTTATTACAGAGTTGGCGCCGACCTGGATGAAGCGGCCGGTTGGTACGGCCATCGAACTACTGGCGGCGATTCCCAGCATCATCTACGGCATGTGGGGCCTGTTTGTTTTTGTTCCGGTGTTCTCGGAACATGTGCAGCCCTGGATGACGGATCACCTCTCATGGATTCCGTTCCTGGGTGCATTGGTGGACGGCCCCCCCATGGGGATCGGAATTTTTACTGCGGGTCTGATTCTCGCGGTGATGATCCTGCCATTCATTACTGCGGTCATGCGGGATGTGTTCGAGATCGTTCCGTCGGTATTGAAGGAGTCGGCCTACGGTCTGGGCGCTACCACCTGGGAGGTCGTGCGCAGTGTGGTCTTGCCTTACACGAAGGTCGGTGTAGTCGGCGGAATCATGCTCGGCCTAGGCCGCGCTCTGGGGGAAACCATGGCCGTTACCTTTGTTATCGGAAATGCACATGAAATAAGCAGTTCCCTGTTCATGCCCGGCAATACAATTTCATCCACTCTGGCGAACGAGTTTACTGAAGCGGTGGGTGAGACCTATACAGCGTCGCTCATCGCCCTCGGTCTTGTGTTGTTTCTGATTACCTTCATCGTCCTCGCCCTGGCCAAGCTGCTGTTGCTACGTCTGACCGCTCGGGAAGGCAAGGGCACATGAGGTCTCCGTCATGCTGACTCTCTATTCGCGCCGCAAGGTCATGAACAGCTTCTGGCTCGTGATGTCGGTTCTTGCAACCGCCTTTGGGTTGTTTTGGCTGGCGTGGTTGTTGTGGACCCTGCTGAGCAACGGGTTTCAATGGCTTGCCTGGAGCCTTTTCACACAGACCACCCCACCTCCCGGAAGCGCGGGCGGACTCGCGAACGCCATTGTCGGAAGCCTGGTCATGACTGCCGTGGGCATGCTGATCGGGGCACCGGTGGGGGTATTGGCTGGGACCTTCCTGAGCGAGTTCGGGCGCCAGTCGCGTGCGGCGCCGGTTATCCGTTTCGTTAGCGATATTCTGCTGAGCGCACCTTCCATCGTGATAGGCGTATTCGTTTATACGATCATTGTGCTTCAGACCGGGCATTTCTCCGGCTGGGCCGGCGCCGTAGCCTTGGCGCTGATCGCCATTCCCGTTGTGCTTCGTACGACCGAGGATATGTTGCGCCTGGTCCCGGACAGCACCCGTGAAGCGGCCGCTGCCCTGGGCGCGCCCCAATGGAAGGTGGTGGTATTGATTGTCTATCGCGCAGCTCGTGGAGGGATCGTAACCGGCGTGCTGTTGGCAGTGGCGCGTATTAGCGGTGAAACCGCGCCCCTGTTGTTCACCGCGCTAAACAACCAGTTCTGGAGCTCCAGTCTGAATCGGCCGGTTGCCAACCTGCCGGTGGTAATCTTTCAGTTTGCCATGAGCCCCTATGACGACTGGCAGCATCTGGCCTGGGCCGGTGCCCTGTTGATTACCGGGGGCATTCTGGTGCTCAATATCGTAGCCCGTATGATTCAGGGCACCGGAAAACGGGCGCGCTACTGACGCGAGTGAAGGTAAATCCGAACAGCCATCAAAGTTTGCCGATGAAACTCTGACCATGTCTACCAATCCCGAATCCAACCAGAACCAGAATAGTTCGAATTCGACCGTCCCGGAACTGAGCAGTCATCCGGTCGGAAAGTTTCCCGCCAAGATCTCGGTGCGGAATCTGAACTTCTTCTATGGTCGGCACCAGGCCCTGCACGATATCACGCTCGACGTACCCGAAAATCAGGTGACGGCATTCATTGGTCCCTCGGGTTGTGGAAAGTCAACATTGCTCCGCTGTTTCAATCGCGTGTATGAGATGTACCCGGGACATAAGGCGGAGGGTCAGATCCTTTTGGACGGGAACGATGTTCTCGCGCGGCCGATGGATCTCAACCGGCTTCGCGCCAAGGTCGGCATGGTGTTCCAGAAGCCGACACCGTTCCCCATGAGCATCTACGACAATATCGCCTTCGGCGTGCGCATGCACGAGCGCCTGGGTCGGTCGGCAATGCATGATCGCGTGGAATGGGCGCTGCGCAAGGCGGCCCTGTGGGACGAGGTCAAGGACAAACTGCGGGATAGCGGTACCGCCTTGTCCGGTGGACAGCAGCAGCGTCTGTGTATTGCACGGGGCATTGCAGTCAAACCGGAAGTGTTGCTGCTGGACGAACCGGCCTCGGCCCTGGATCCGATCTCCACGCTCAAGATCGAAGAGCTGATCAACGAGCTGAAATCGGACTACACGATCGTGATTGTCACCCACAACATGCAGCAGGCGGCCCGCATCTCCGACTACACGGCCTTCCTGTATCTGGGCAAGCTGATCGAGTACGACGACACCAACGTCATTTTTACGACGCCGCGCCACAAGGAAACGGAAGACTACATTACCGGCCGCTACGGCTAGCGGGCCTGGCACGGATCCCCGGTTCAACGCTTTTTCCCGGAATTTGTAATGATTTTCGGGGCCTCGCCCGCGCGTGGTAGACTCCGGTTCCAAGTCTTATGGCGGTGAAGACCGGTCCCCCCGGCGGCGACGGGTTGTGAACCCGGTCAGGTCCGGAAGGAAGCAGCCGCAGCAGCGCGCTCGGGTGCCGGGGTCCGGCTGGTCGGATCCGCCACCATTTTCCACAGGAATACGGGACGAGGTCGCGTGCGACGTTCGTCCAGGGGTGATGCATGAGCTACCAGGTGTTGGCGCGCAAGTGGCGGCCGCGAAGGTTCGAGGACCTGGTGGGTCAGGAGCACGTGGTTCGCGCCCTGGTCAATGCCCTGGACCACGATCGCCTGCACCATGCCTTCCTGTTTACCGGCACGCGCGGCGTCGGCAAGACCACCATCGCCCGTATCCTCGCCAAGTCCCTGAATTGCGAGGAAGGTGTCAGCTCCAAACCGTGCGGCAAGTGTCAGGCCTGTGTCGAACTCGACGAGGGACGATTTGTTGATCTGATCGAGGTCGATGCCGCATCGCGTACCAAGGTCGACGATACCCGCGAACTCCTGGACAACGTGCAATACGCGCCTACCCGCGGCCGCTACAAGGTCT encodes the following:
- the tadA gene encoding tRNA adenosine(34) deaminase TadA, which encodes MNPPTREDWMRRALELAHRAREAGEVPVGAVLVQEDKVLGEGWNQPIGLNDPTAHAEIQALRAATARIGNYRLPCNSILYVTLEPCPMCAGALVHARVGEVVYGAADPRAGAAGSVFNILESPFLNHRARVTGGVLESECGDLLREFFRARRPQA
- the aprB gene encoding adenylyl-sulfate reductase subunit beta; the protein is MPTFVYMTRCDGCGQCVDICPSDIMHIDTVTRRAYNLEPNMCWECYSCVKACPHYAIDVRGYADFAPLGHSVRVDRNEEKGVIAWRIKFRNGKKDMDLLAPITTKPWGKFIPQLRDVSGPTQAQRDSQLLYNEPKYIRLDDGDIHTLESNGLKMKAGVYY
- a CDS encoding cyclic nucleotide-binding domain-containing protein, translating into MTGIPETPMIDKALLQNLIPLNTLTDGNLEVLVEHARTESVAAGTVLFRHGDVDESVYYLLEGEIVLKAADRKERRIIAGSEDARYALARLKPRQSTGTVATQSTILSFGDEVLDRLLTWDQVGGIEVVELDADEDGDWMMQVLRNPIFERLPAANATRMLECLEPVPVRAGQVIIRQGEPGDYYYLVREGNCSVSQKGPDGKVAIVNQLGPGDQFGEEALISNAPRNATIVMKTDALLMRLAKKDFLELLEPPLLNWATARQVKSRLTAGAVLLDVRTPDEFARGAVKTSRNVPLKRIHAALESLDPTGRYVVCCDTGRRSAVAAFLLSQHGFNVTALKDGLVGLQTARNRG
- the aprA gene encoding adenylyl-sulfate reductase subunit alpha, which encodes MGHKTIVEDNIDILVCGAGLGGTGAAFEARYWGQNKKIVIAEKANIDRSGAVAQGLYAINCYMGTRFGENNPEDHVRYARIDLMGMVREDLLFDMARHVDSAVHQFEEWGMPIMRDPKKGSYLREGRWQIMIHGESYKPLVAEAAKKSADKVFNRICVTHLLMDESKPNRVAGAVGFNVRTGDYHVFKSKAVIVAAGGASNIFKPRSVGEGAGRVWYAPWSSGSAYGLLIEAGAKMTQMENRIVLARFKDGYGPVGAYFLHLHTYTQNAYGEEYESKWFPELQKMVGKEYLDPEASHRTHRPIPTCLRNHALINEVNAGRGPIHMVTMEAFQDPHLEEIGWHNFLGMTVGQAVLWAATDVDPKNENPELTTSEPYVMGSHATGCGAWCSGPEDVSPPEYFWGYNRMTSVEGLFGAGDAVGGTPHAFSSGSFTEGRIAAKAACKYIDDGKAEGIRVTDKQIRDREEEIFKPMSHYKTYRNEITAGSVNPNYHNPRQALDRLQKLMDEYGGGASVNYMTNDKLLNIGLKKLKIMEEDLEKIAAADIHELLRAWEVKHRHRTSECVLQHTLFRKETRWPGYYYRGDAMKLDDENWHVLTVSRRDPETGEYTMEKAPCYHLVTEEEEKKAS
- the mltF gene encoding membrane-bound lytic murein transglycosylase MltF encodes the protein MRLALLALLGFSVALSGCEPRPANKLQAVKQSGELVVLTRNSSTTYYEGPDGYLGVEYDMAKAFADHLGVKLRMVVPDHFSEILRMLANNEADMAAAGLSITKERKKIVRFAPPYQHIRQQVVYRSGTKRPRKISDLVGSQIVVPAGTTYADRLAELQKKYPQLAWTESTKLGVEDLLQMVADGTLAYTIADSNIVDANRILYPDLHVGFEIQHPESLAWAFPLSDDDSLYDAAVHFQRHLRRSGEIKVLLERYYGAAQSNYFNITLYQLRIRDQLPLYRSMFQRSGERHDIDWRLLAAISYQESYWNPQAISPTGVEGMMMLTDVTAKQLGVADRLDAEQAIEGGATYLRSMIDKLPQSITEPDRTWMALASYNVGYRHLLDARKLTAQQGANPDKWNAVKQRLPLLAKPQYYKHASAGYARGWEPVDFVGRIRRYYEILVKLQQKERDLRRNYAIDLVAPAI